A genome region from Brassica oleracea var. oleracea cultivar TO1000 chromosome C2, BOL, whole genome shotgun sequence includes the following:
- the LOC106327179 gene encoding uncharacterized protein LOC106327179 isoform X1, translating to MGLLDHLWDDTVAGPLPENGLGKLRKHHTFSFRPSSANDQSDVRSYGGDSPEEAVKVTRSIMIIKPPGYQGGSAPVSPAGSTTPVSPSPFSEQTQEERNPFGLGEGRHRTRSIRQQDQGMDQGTLLLLTACDL from the exons ATGGGGTTACTAGATCATCTTTGGGATGATACCGTCGCTGGTCCTCTGCCAGAAAACGGCCTTGGCAAGCTTCGGAAACACCATACTTTCAGTTTCCGGCCAAGCTCCGCCAATG ATCAATCGGACGTGAGGTCGTACGGCGGAGATTCACCGGAAGAGGCAGTGAAAGTAACACGCAGCATCATGATAATAAAACCACCAGGTTACCAAGGCGGTTCAGCTCCGGTGTCGCCGGCCGGTTCAACTACACCCGTATCCCCCAGTCCTTTCTCTG AGCAAACGCAGGAGGAAAGGAACCCTTTCGGTTTAGGAGAAGGTCGGCATCGGACGCGTTCGATAAGGCAGCAGGATCAGGGAATGGACCAAGGAACTCTCCTCCTACTTACGGCGTGTGATCTCTAA
- the LOC106327177 gene encoding uncharacterized protein LOC106327177 has product MGSLSISTVPLLPFRIQTQTRLAVISTRANTRSFNHKPTRICTKVRGLGGNGRGQNDSRFVDENGGVEDMEGYLDHLSLEYDSVWDTKPSWCQPWTIVVTGLSIVACSWVILHSVLVSSLAVALIGAWWYIFLYSYPKSYSEMIAERRARVADGFEDIYGKNKKTL; this is encoded by the exons ATGGGAAGTCTCTCCATCTCCACCGTGCCTCTGTTGCCGTTCCGGATTCAGACTCAGACCCGACTTGCTGTAATCAGTACGCGAGCGAATACCCGATCATTCAATCACAAGCCGACAAGGATTTGCACGAAAGTTAGAGGTTTGGGAGGAAATGGAAGAGGGCAGAATGATTCGAGGTTCGTTGATGAAAACGGCGGAGTTGAGGACATGGAAGGTTACTTGGATCATCTCTCTCTCGAATACGACTCCGTATGGGACACAAAGCCCTCCTG GTGTCAGCCATGGACGATAGTGGTGACGGGTTTATCAATAGTGGCATGTAGCTGGGTGATTTTACATTCGGTTTTAGTTTCATCGCTTGCCGTTGCTTTAATTGGCGCTTGGTGGTACATTTTCCTTTACAGCTACCCAAAG TCTTACTCAGAAATGATTGCTGAAAGAAGGGCAAGAGTAGCTGATGGCTTTGAAGATATTTACGGCAAAAACAAGAAGACTCTGTAG
- the LOC106327179 gene encoding uncharacterized protein LOC106327179 isoform X2, whose protein sequence is MGLLDHLWDDTVAGPLPENGLGKLRKHHTFSFRPSSANDQSDVRSYGGDSPEEAVKVTRSIMIIKPPGYQGGSAPVSPAGSTTPVSPSPFSGGKEPFRFRRRSASDAFDKAAGSGNGPRNSPPTYGV, encoded by the exons ATGGGGTTACTAGATCATCTTTGGGATGATACCGTCGCTGGTCCTCTGCCAGAAAACGGCCTTGGCAAGCTTCGGAAACACCATACTTTCAGTTTCCGGCCAAGCTCCGCCAATG ATCAATCGGACGTGAGGTCGTACGGCGGAGATTCACCGGAAGAGGCAGTGAAAGTAACACGCAGCATCATGATAATAAAACCACCAGGTTACCAAGGCGGTTCAGCTCCGGTGTCGCCGGCCGGTTCAACTACACCCGTATCCCCCAGTCCTTTCTCTG GAGGAAAGGAACCCTTTCGGTTTAGGAGAAGGTCGGCATCGGACGCGTTCGATAAGGCAGCAGGATCAGGGAATGGACCAAGGAACTCTCCTCCTACTTACGGCGTGTGA
- the LOC106323936 gene encoding uncharacterized protein At4g02000-like, with translation MVRRRTQEDEEEIIRVPAFDNSDLIAKFKRTLTGRLFHPDGRSVDALLKHMPKRRIWDVEGRVRGTNLGNNKFLFDFDKDEDLEKVLLKRPCHFNKWSFALERWTPTIKEDFPNTIPFWAYVVGVPIHYRKLETFESVGKALGAFDKADMEGSRVGVFLNGDIPLKFECKVGFDNGDVAKVTIQYEDLYRHCFSCKRISHEEGTCPELNEE, from the coding sequence ATGGTAAGACGTCGTACCCAAGAGGATGAGGAAGAGATCATTAGGGTACCCGCTTTTGATAACTCGGATCTCATTGCAAAGTTTAAGCGAACCCTAACTGGAAGGTTGTTCCATCCAGACGGCAGAAGTGTGGATGCGTTGCTCAAACATATGCCCAAAAGACGGATCTGGGATGTGGAGGGTCGAGTTCGTGGAACAAACCTAGGAAACAACAAGTTTCTTTTTGACTTCGATAAGGATGAAGATCTGGAGAAAGTTCTGCTAAAACGCCCATGCCACTTCAATAAGTGGAGCTTCGCTTTAGAACGATGGACCCCGACAATCAAGGAAGATTTTCCAAACACAATACCCTTTTGGGCTTACGTTGTGGGTGTTCCGATACACTATAGGAAGCTGGAGACCTTTGAGAGCGTGGGAAAGGCACTGGGAGCTTTCGATAAGGCTGATATGGAAGGAAGTCGGGTGGGAGTCTTTCTTAATGGAGATATACCCCTGAAGTTTGAGTGTAAAGTTGGATTTGATAATGGGGACGTGGCGAAAGTGACAATACAGTATGAAGATCTCTATAGACATTGCTTCTCCTGCAAGCGAATCTCACACGAAGAGGGAACATGTCCAGAGCTAAATGAAGAATAG
- the LOC106327176 gene encoding B3 domain-containing protein At4g34400-like, which produces MASTDSLPRFFKVFISHFSSDSMLIPISYYDELPRHLPKTVILQGTGGCLWKVAMRLKQEEEEVYLEQGWPKFVKDNALVDGDFMTFVYNGDNIFEVSIYGLDGCKQARAMAEEEEEGKDSICALSSDDTEDTNAESESANTVQRSNDKGKAKVEADDDEEEEDSVYSLSNSKDTDTGTSSEFEMANTIFRSKTKGKSKEEVIKEESDGKEDSDHSLNSEVKETDTGSESRIPKNKGKKKKEVVESSDSDYAEDFGRLDLDLEEDSTSSDSSYAPDSDEDTATHVKRKVVTKGSQGKSKVIKDVAEVGDTSCAVERVPKTREKVKAIIENPEVYLDDPTNIHFETGVKNRKHELLVHAQLVKDYCLRFKDYIYYLDPKGKLEAKTAKWKDQRVCIKKWVKICDRNKLKKQDRVVCELLRNKDLVYAVKIHIIRGKHLVSV; this is translated from the exons ATGGCTTCCACTGATAGTCTTCCTCGTTTCTTCAAAGTTTTCATCTCCCATTTTAGCTCAGACTCTATG CTTATCCCCATCTCCTACTACGATGAACTTCCACGTCATCTGCCCAAGACGGTGATTCTCCAGGGCACTGGTGGATGCCTTTGGAAGGTAGCCATGAGGCTGAAGCAAGAGGAAGAGGAAGTGTACTTGGAACAAGGGTGGCCCAAATTCGTTAAGGATAATGCTCTCGTCGATGGAGACTTTATGACCTTTGTCTATAACGGAGACAACATCTTCGAGGTCAGCATCTATGGCCTTGATGGATGTAAACAGGCTAGAGCAATGGCTGAAGAAGAAGAAGAAGGAAAAGACAGTATCTGTGCTCTAAGCAGCGATGACACAGAAGATACTAATGCTGAGTCTGAGAGTGCCAATACAGTTCAGAGAAGCAATGACAAAG GAAAAGCAAAAGTGGAAGCTGATGATGATGAAGAAGAAGAAGACAGTGTTTACTCTCTCAGCAACAGCAAAGACACAGACACAGGCACTTCTTCTGAATTCGAAATGGCCAATACAATCTTCAGAAGCAAGACCAAAG GAAAGTCGAAAGAGGAAGTGATTAAGGAGGAATCTGATGGCAAAGAGGACAGTGATCATTCTCTAAACAGTGAAGTCAAAGAGACAGACACTGGTTCTGAATCCAGGATACCCAAGAACAAAG GAAAGAAGAAAAAGGAAGTTGTGGAGAGTTCTGACAGTGATTATGCTGAAGATTTTGGTCGCTTGGATTTGGATTTGGAAGAGGACTCCACCAGCAGTGACAGTTCTTATGCTCCAGATAGTGATGAAGACACAGCCACTCATGTCAAACGAAAAGTAGTGACGAAAG GTTCTCAAGGAAAGTCCAAAGTGATAAAAGATGTGGCTGAAGTTGGTGATACTTCTTGTGCTGTGGAACGAGTCCCAAAGACAAGGGAGAAAG TAAAGGCCATAATCGAAAACCCGGAGGTGTATCTGGATGATCCAACGAATATACATTTTGAGACAGGCGTGAAGAACAGGAAACACGAGCTG TTGGTTCATGCACAGCTGGTGAAAGACTACTGCCTAAGGTTTAAAGACTACATTTACTACTTGGACCCAAAGGGGAAACTAGAGGCCAAAACAGCCAAGTGGAAGGACCAACGTGTGTGCATCAAAAAATGGGTAAAGATCTGCGATAGGAACAAACTGAAGAAACAAGACCGCGTCGTGTGCGAGCTCTTGCGTAACAAAGATTTGGTTTACGCAGTTAAGATCCACATCATCCGTGGGAAACATTTGGTGTCAGTTTGA
- the LOC106326064 gene encoding BI1-like protein, producing the protein MYQWNLPYRKDDLEAGGGSRSRPLYPTMHETPELRWGFIRKVYSIIAFQLLATIAVSATVVTVRPIALFFATTGAGLGLYIVIIITPFIVLCPLYYYHQKHPVNYLLLGVFTLALAFVVGLTCAFTNGKVILESAILTTVVVLSLTVYTFWAAKRGYDFNFLGPFLFGALIVLVVFAMIQVFFPLGRTSVMIYGFLASVIFCGYIVYDTDNLIKRYTYDEYIWAAVSLYLDIINLFLSLLTIFRALQR; encoded by the exons ATGTATCAGTGGAACTTACCGTACCGGAAAGATGACTTGGAAGCTGGCGGTGGCTCAAGGTCGAGACCTTTATACCCAACCATGCATGAAACTCCGGAGCTCCGGTGGGGATTCATACGCAAGGTTTACTCTATAATCGCCTTTCAGCTTCTAGCCACCATCGCCGTCTCCGCCACTGTTGTCACCGTCCGTCCAATCGCTCTGTTTTTCGCCACCACAGGCGCAGGACTAGGTCTCTACATAGTCATCATCATCACCCCCTTCATAG TGTTGTGCCCGTTGTACTATTACCACCAGAAACATCCGGTGAACTACTTACTCTTGGGGGTGTTCACTTTGGCTCTGGCTTTTGTCGTTGGACTGACATGTGCCTTTACCAATG GGAAAGTGATTCTTGAGTCAGCAATCCTGACGACAGTTGTGGTGCTTTCCCTCACCGTCTACACCTTCTGGGCTGCTAAGAGAGGATATGACTTCAACTTCCTTGGACCATTCTTGTTTGGTGCTCTCATCGTGCTCGTTGTCTTTGCCATGATACAA GTTTTTTTCCCGTTAGGGAGGACATCGGTGATGATTTATGGTTTCTTGGCATCGGTAATATTCTGCGGGTACATAGTCTATGATACAGACAATCTGATCAAACGTTACACATATGATGAGTATATTTGGGCAGCGGTTTCTCTCTACCTGGATATCATCAATCTCTTCTTGTCTCTTCTTACTATATTTAGAGCTTTACAGAGATAG